The following proteins are co-located in the uncultured Tolumonas sp. genome:
- a CDS encoding adenylosuccinate synthase, which yields MGQSVVILGTQWGDEGKGKIVDLLTDKAQFVVRYQGGHNAGHTLVIDGKKTVLHLIPSGILRDNCKCIIGNGVVLAPDALLKEMNELEASGYPVRERLYLSEACPLILPYHVALDKARELARGNKAIGTTGRGIGPAYEDKVARRGLRVGDLFNMDSFAEKLKEVMTYHNFQLTQFYGAEAVSYDDVLASVKEYASLLISMVVDVTEMLDQARKRGDKIMFEGAQGTLLDIDHGTYPYVTSSNTTAGGVATGSGYGPRFVEYVLGIAKAYTTRVGGGPFPTELFDDIGERLCAKGHEYGATTGRKRRCGWFDAVAMKRAIQVNSISGFCLTKLDVLDGLDEVKICIGYKGADGTVRDVPPMAADDYELVTPVYESMPGWTENTFGAKSLTELPQAAINYIKRIETITGTPVDIISTGPDRDETMILRHPFAD from the coding sequence ATGGGTCAAAGCGTCGTTATCTTGGGCACCCAATGGGGTGACGAAGGAAAGGGTAAAATTGTCGATCTGTTGACTGACAAAGCCCAATTCGTAGTGCGTTATCAGGGAGGACACAACGCCGGTCATACCCTGGTTATCGATGGTAAAAAAACTGTTCTGCATCTGATCCCGTCAGGTATTTTGCGCGATAACTGCAAATGTATCATCGGTAATGGTGTTGTTCTGGCTCCGGATGCTCTGTTAAAAGAGATGAACGAGTTGGAAGCGAGCGGTTATCCTGTACGTGAACGTTTGTATCTCAGCGAAGCATGTCCACTCATCCTGCCTTATCACGTTGCGTTAGACAAAGCGCGTGAGCTGGCGCGTGGCAATAAAGCGATTGGTACTACCGGACGTGGTATCGGTCCTGCTTACGAAGATAAAGTGGCACGCCGAGGTCTGCGTGTTGGCGATCTGTTCAATATGGATTCGTTTGCTGAAAAGCTGAAAGAAGTGATGACTTATCATAACTTCCAGCTGACACAGTTCTATGGTGCTGAAGCGGTATCGTATGATGATGTTCTGGCATCAGTAAAAGAATACGCATCACTGCTGATCTCCATGGTGGTTGATGTCACTGAAATGTTGGATCAAGCACGTAAACGTGGCGACAAGATCATGTTCGAAGGCGCACAAGGTACGCTGTTGGACATCGATCATGGTACCTACCCATATGTGACTTCTTCTAATACCACTGCTGGTGGTGTAGCTACTGGTTCAGGCTACGGTCCTCGTTTCGTTGAATATGTTCTGGGTATTGCCAAAGCTTACACAACCCGTGTTGGCGGTGGCCCATTCCCGACAGAACTGTTTGACGATATTGGTGAGCGTTTGTGCGCTAAAGGTCACGAATACGGTGCGACTACTGGTCGTAAACGTCGTTGTGGCTGGTTTGATGCCGTTGCCATGAAACGTGCTATTCAAGTCAACTCTATTTCCGGTTTCTGCCTGACTAAACTGGATGTATTGGATGGTTTGGATGAAGTTAAAATCTGTATTGGTTACAAAGGTGCAGATGGTACGGTCCGTGATGTGCCACCAATGGCGGCAGATGATTATGAACTGGTAACACCGGTTTATGAAAGTATGCCTGGCTGGACTGAAAATACCTTCGGTGCGAAGAGTCTGACCGAATTGCCACAAGCGGCGATTAACTACATCAAACGTATTGAAACGATCACAGGTACTCCGGTTGATATTATCTCTACCGGCCCAGATCGTGATGAAACGATGATCCTGCGTCATCCGTTTGCTGATTAA